A window of the Acidobacteriota bacterium genome harbors these coding sequences:
- a CDS encoding VOC family protein: MKGRVLGVAHLGVAVKDPRQRLGLWADLLGLPLERSEAVASEGVRTWFLDAAGVHVELLEPLDEKGALARHLERRGEGLHHLCLATDDLEALLARLAAAGLEPLPPGIREGAGGCRVAFLHPRDTGGVLLELSEKPRLEGKKHEEGEDPFGTGTLVVAYLREPRERVVGVIRSKSADGLAIEGLDLDAWEDWVNQWARGEKGPLAPSLQFFPASRIDKLLADRDTADLPSLQRRFEERTHRRLAEGLPGVRERE; this comes from the coding sequence GTGAAGGGAAGAGTGCTGGGCGTCGCCCATCTCGGTGTCGCGGTCAAGGACCCGCGACAGCGGCTCGGGCTGTGGGCCGACCTGCTCGGCCTGCCCCTCGAACGCAGTGAAGCGGTGGCCTCCGAGGGCGTGCGCACCTGGTTCCTCGACGCCGCCGGAGTGCACGTGGAGCTTCTCGAACCCCTGGACGAAAAGGGGGCCCTCGCGCGCCATCTCGAGCGGAGGGGCGAGGGCCTGCATCACCTCTGCCTGGCCACCGACGACCTGGAAGCCCTGCTCGCCCGCCTGGCCGCCGCGGGTCTCGAGCCCTTGCCGCCGGGCATCCGGGAAGGAGCCGGGGGGTGCCGCGTGGCCTTCCTGCACCCCCGGGACACGGGCGGTGTGCTGCTGGAACTGAGCGAAAAACCTCGACTGGAAGGGAAAAAGCACGAAGAGGGGGAGGATCCCTTCGGCACCGGCACCCTGGTGGTGGCCTACCTGCGGGAGCCCCGGGAACGGGTGGTAGGGGTGATCCGCTCGAAAAGCGCCGACGGACTGGCCATCGAAGGCCTGGACCTGGATGCCTGGGAAGACTGGGTCAACCAGTGGGCCCGGGGAGAGAAGGGCCCCCTGGCACCCTCCCTGCAATTCTTCCCGGCCTCCCGTATCGATAAGTTACTGGCCGACCGGGACACCGCGGACCTACCGTCTCTACAGCGCCGCTTCGAAGAGCGGACCCACCGGCGGCTGGCCGAAGGCCTGCCGGGAGTGCGGGAGCGCGAGTAA
- the hemW gene encoding radical SAM family heme chaperone HemW — MSASDPIGVYIHVPFCAYRCAYCDFAVVTGQLARAGEYLAAVQREIEAFRRHWGPQSVETLYFGGGTPSRLDPDAVARLLEAVAGLGNLEADAEISLEANPDDLTPERLAGLRRAGVTRLTVGLQAVDDQRLEDIGRPLPGKLGLVALARSLEAGFASVGADLIFGTPGQATAPWMAELEAVLQVGPPHISAYALETTSRTRLVRAVERGELPAPDPDHAATLYEMTCQRLGQAGLERYEISNFARPGHRSRHNRLYWRDRPFVGFGPSAASYFARRRWTNPRRLSEYLRTAGESPPGAAVAPCPADRLAGEALVFGLRLAEGVDFETVSRHYGEVDLAPRRRVLDRAVATGLVARQGSRYRLTGRGVLLADEVFVDLL; from the coding sequence ATGAGTGCCTCCGACCCCATCGGCGTCTACATTCACGTTCCTTTCTGCGCCTACCGCTGCGCCTACTGTGATTTCGCCGTGGTCACCGGCCAGCTCGCCCGGGCGGGGGAGTACCTCGCCGCCGTGCAGAGAGAAATCGAGGCCTTTCGGCGGCACTGGGGCCCCCAGTCGGTGGAAACGCTGTATTTCGGCGGTGGCACGCCCTCCCGACTCGATCCCGACGCGGTGGCCCGCCTGCTGGAAGCCGTCGCCGGCCTGGGCAATCTCGAGGCGGATGCCGAAATCAGCCTCGAGGCGAACCCGGATGACCTGACCCCCGAGCGCCTGGCGGGGCTGCGCCGGGCGGGCGTCACGCGGCTGACGGTGGGATTGCAGGCGGTGGACGATCAGCGTCTCGAGGACATCGGCCGGCCCCTGCCCGGGAAACTGGGCCTGGTGGCCCTGGCCCGCAGCCTGGAGGCGGGCTTCGCCTCGGTGGGCGCGGATCTGATCTTCGGCACCCCGGGGCAAGCCACCGCGCCCTGGATGGCCGAGTTGGAAGCGGTCCTCCAGGTCGGCCCGCCCCACATCTCGGCCTACGCTCTCGAGACCACCTCCCGCACCCGCCTGGTGCGGGCCGTCGAGCGGGGCGAGTTGCCCGCGCCGGATCCGGACCACGCCGCCACGCTCTACGAGATGACCTGCCAACGACTCGGGCAGGCGGGCCTCGAGCGCTACGAGATCTCCAATTTCGCCCGCCCCGGCCATCGATCGCGTCACAACCGGCTCTACTGGCGCGACCGCCCCTTCGTCGGCTTCGGCCCCTCGGCCGCCTCGTACTTCGCCCGGCGACGCTGGACCAATCCACGCCGGCTCTCCGAATACCTGCGAACCGCGGGCGAGTCGCCCCCCGGGGCCGCCGTCGCCCCTTGCCCTGCCGACCGGCTGGCCGGGGAAGCCCTGGTCTTCGGCCTGAGGCTCGCCGAGGGCGTCGATTTCGAGACCGTCAGCCGACACTACGGAGAGGTGGATCTGGCCCCGCGCCGCCGCGTGCTCGACCGGGCCGTGGCCACGGGACTGGTGGCCCGCCAGGGAAGCCGCTACCGGCTTACCGGGCGGGGCGTTCTGTTGGCCGACGAGGTCTTCGTCGACCTTCTCTGA
- a CDS encoding acyl-CoA dehydrogenase produces MDFLLNDDQEMMRQAAADFARREIEPHIRQWDDQAEFPREVFRKAGELGFLGVLVPEGYSGAGLGYVEYVTIVEEISKVDPAIGLSVAAHNSLCTGHILQYGSEAQKQKYLPKLATGEWIGAWGLTEPTAGSDAGGTRTTAVRDGDDWVLNGSKTFTTHGGVGEVAVLFAVTDPDKGHDGISAFIVEADNPGYSVGKHEDKLGMRASDTCEVVLQNCRVPADAMIGEAGSGFRAAMGVLDGGRISIAALALGTAAGAYEHALAYAREREQFGRKIGTFQSIGNMLADMATEVDAARLLTYRAASLKDQGRKTTRESAMAKLYASETAVRVANDAIQVFGGYGYVKDYPVEKFYRDAKLCTIGEGTSEIQRLVIARQILGRL; encoded by the coding sequence GTGGATTTCTTGCTCAACGACGACCAGGAGATGATGCGTCAGGCCGCCGCCGATTTCGCCAGGCGGGAGATCGAACCCCATATCCGCCAGTGGGACGACCAGGCCGAGTTTCCGCGGGAGGTCTTCCGCAAGGCGGGGGAACTGGGCTTTCTCGGCGTGCTCGTTCCCGAGGGCTATTCGGGCGCCGGCCTCGGCTACGTGGAGTACGTGACGATCGTCGAGGAGATCAGCAAGGTGGACCCGGCCATCGGCCTTTCCGTCGCCGCCCACAACAGCCTCTGCACCGGCCACATCCTGCAGTACGGCTCGGAAGCGCAGAAACAGAAATACCTCCCCAAACTGGCCACCGGCGAGTGGATCGGGGCCTGGGGCCTGACCGAGCCCACCGCCGGCTCCGACGCCGGGGGCACCCGCACCACGGCGGTGCGCGACGGTGACGATTGGGTGCTCAACGGCTCCAAGACCTTCACCACCCATGGCGGAGTGGGCGAGGTGGCGGTGCTCTTCGCGGTCACCGATCCGGACAAGGGCCACGACGGCATATCCGCCTTCATCGTCGAGGCCGACAACCCCGGCTACTCGGTGGGCAAGCACGAGGACAAGCTGGGCATGCGCGCCTCGGACACCTGCGAGGTGGTGTTGCAGAACTGCCGCGTGCCGGCCGACGCGATGATCGGCGAGGCCGGCAGCGGATTTCGCGCGGCGATGGGCGTCCTCGACGGGGGCCGGATCTCCATCGCGGCCCTGGCCCTGGGAACCGCGGCGGGAGCCTACGAGCACGCCTTGGCCTACGCCCGCGAGCGCGAGCAGTTCGGCCGCAAGATCGGCACCTTCCAGAGCATCGGCAACATGCTGGCCGACATGGCCACCGAAGTGGACGCTGCACGGCTGCTGACCTACCGCGCGGCCTCGCTCAAGGACCAGGGGCGAAAGACCACCCGCGAGTCGGCCATGGCCAAACTCTACGCCTCCGAGACCGCGGTCCGCGTGGCCAACGACGCGATCCAGGTCTTCGGGGGCTACGGCTACGTCAAGGACTACCCGGTAGAGAAGTTCTACCGGGACGCCAAGCTCTGCACCATCGGCGAGGGCACCTCGGAGATCCAGCGGCTGGTGATCGCCCGGCAGATCCTCGGGCGCCTCTGA